Proteins encoded within one genomic window of Actinoplanes octamycinicus:
- a CDS encoding LysE family translocator — translation MDLTHAVLSFALLGALLTITPGLDTALVLRSAVTMGRGPAFATALGVGAGALIWGAAAAVGVSALLTASTVAYTVLRVAGAAYMIFLGVRMIRAAVRPGPVEAADTAPAAPTWWSTFGRGLLTNLLNPKVGAFYVAVLPQFLPPDSSPLGVGLLLALVHDLEGLVWFALIIFGAQAARGVLARRAVRRSVDAGTGAVLLGFGLRLGLASR, via the coding sequence ATGGACCTGACCCACGCCGTCCTCTCCTTCGCCCTGCTCGGCGCCCTACTCACGATCACCCCGGGCCTGGACACCGCGCTGGTGCTGCGCTCCGCGGTGACGATGGGCAGGGGTCCGGCCTTCGCCACCGCCCTGGGGGTCGGCGCCGGCGCGCTGATCTGGGGCGCGGCCGCCGCGGTCGGGGTGTCCGCGCTGCTCACCGCGTCCACCGTGGCCTACACCGTGCTGCGGGTGGCCGGCGCGGCGTACATGATCTTCCTGGGCGTCCGGATGATCCGGGCCGCCGTGCGCCCCGGCCCGGTCGAGGCCGCGGACACCGCTCCCGCCGCGCCCACCTGGTGGAGCACGTTCGGCCGGGGCCTGCTCACCAACCTGCTCAACCCCAAGGTGGGCGCCTTCTACGTGGCGGTCCTCCCGCAGTTCCTCCCGCCGGACAGTTCGCCGCTCGGCGTCGGTCTGCTGCTCGCCCTGGTGCACGACCTGGAGGGCCTGGTCTGGTTCGCATTGATCATTTTCGGCGCGCAGGCCGCGCGCGGTGTCCTCGCCCGGCGCGCGGTCCGGCGTAGCGTCGACGCCGGAACCGGCGCGGTCCTGCTCGGCTTCGGCCTGCGCCTGGGACTGGCCAGCCGTTGA
- a CDS encoding sulfurtransferase → MIDPVVDLDRLRALGDDVVLADVRWYLDGRSGREAYRKGHLPGAVFIDLDTALAAPASPAEGRHPLPDPEVFAAAMSAAGVGDASTVVAYDDAGGVIAARLVWLLRALGREAALLDGGLLAYDGELTTDVPAPPEAVFTPVPWPRERLAGLAETVDGGHLVLDARDAARFRGDTEPVDPRPGHIPGARNLPCRDNVAADGRFLPVAQLRERFAAVGVDGSADVISYCGSGVTACHNLIAVEHAGLGAGRLYPGSWSQYSHTDRPAATGD, encoded by the coding sequence ATGATCGACCCCGTGGTGGACCTGGACCGGCTGCGTGCCCTCGGTGACGACGTGGTCCTCGCCGACGTGCGGTGGTATCTGGACGGGCGGTCGGGACGGGAGGCGTACCGGAAAGGTCATCTGCCCGGCGCCGTCTTCATCGATCTGGACACCGCGCTGGCCGCTCCGGCGTCCCCGGCCGAGGGCCGGCATCCGCTGCCGGATCCGGAGGTCTTCGCCGCGGCGATGTCCGCCGCGGGTGTCGGGGACGCGTCGACCGTTGTCGCTTACGACGACGCCGGCGGCGTCATCGCCGCTCGTCTGGTCTGGTTGCTGCGCGCTCTCGGGCGCGAGGCCGCGCTGCTCGACGGAGGCCTGCTCGCGTACGACGGTGAGCTCACCACCGACGTCCCGGCCCCGCCCGAGGCCGTCTTCACCCCGGTGCCCTGGCCCCGCGAGCGGCTGGCCGGCCTGGCCGAGACGGTCGACGGCGGCCACCTGGTGCTGGACGCCCGGGACGCCGCCCGGTTCCGTGGCGACACCGAGCCGGTCGACCCGCGCCCCGGTCACATCCCGGGTGCCCGCAACCTGCCCTGCCGGGACAACGTGGCGGCGGACGGCCGTTTCCTCCCGGTCGCCCAGCTGCGGGAGCGGTTCGCCGCGGTCGGCGTGGACGGCTCGGCGGATGTCATCTCGTACTGCGGTTCCGGCGTGACGGCCTGCCACAACCTGATCGCCGTGGAGCACGCGGGCCTGGGGGCCGGCCGTCTCTACCCGGGCTCCTGGTCGCAGTACAGCCACACCGACCGCCCGGCGGCCACCGGCGACTGA
- a CDS encoding putative bifunctional diguanylate cyclase/phosphodiesterase gives MSGPRASSRRSSVYAWLVTAPLGLFGTICLAVFLATEPGWYKPWVGGLVITAGAVAAGVAVTHLVIGRQTYTVVVTETPLILGLYFLPPAMVIVAMTCAAFITYIRLEPAKLGFNVAKQAASTSAALIVIALLPTIRDAGPGTWAILFAAGAASAITSHVSVAGVIAVVQSAAAGRQALIAGLPTLITSGISILIGLVFVVMLDVTWWTVILLAGLIVALVVVLRSFAGVFRQHRTLAEVYELTLALRDEADAGGLPDVLLGRVRTLMQSEYATLWLAAQGRHPEVLLTSRVDDSVGLFDISPTPAAVRDRVVETGRVISVGPQFDDSTDLRSLLRRDDLRDLIAVPLRSGQITIGTLEVVNRVGSTSTFRDADVQVLETIAAHVAGAVENSRLVDRLRYDAYHDRLTALPNRRRIIDALAESVTVRAEDEVVAILLFDVDGQRNVNESMGHAAGDKLLVEVAERIRGIADSGALVGRIGGDEFVVTLRAAGIEATIELATQMRERLRGPMAVGSLTLDVDTAVGVSVYPDHGSDPETLLQRAELAANAAKVLPYGVQPFHPALESRAVRRLGIAADLRRAIDNDQLEVYFQPKVTLTDRHVLGVECLARWVHPTHGEVAPEDFVAVAEHTGQLARLTEVVLTAGLRHCKAWADADRPLSIAVNLSARTLLDSRFPDLVRELLEEHRMEPGQVTFEISEPGMLNDIERVLPTLYRLRDLGVRLSVDDFGTGASSLGYLRQWPVHEVKIDDTFVQGMATDSGDLAIVRAIVSLAREFGLTVVAEGVESELTLELLEEMGCEIGQGYLFSRPLPFERLEAWLSAQTEPESTPTGEVRRLRAVI, from the coding sequence ATGAGTGGGCCTAGGGCATCCTCACGGCGCTCCTCCGTTTATGCCTGGTTGGTCACCGCGCCCTTGGGCCTGTTCGGCACCATCTGCCTGGCCGTCTTCCTGGCCACCGAGCCCGGTTGGTACAAACCCTGGGTCGGCGGCCTGGTGATCACCGCCGGCGCGGTCGCCGCCGGTGTGGCGGTGACGCACCTGGTCATCGGCAGACAGACCTACACCGTTGTGGTGACGGAGACCCCGCTGATCCTGGGGCTCTATTTCCTCCCCCCGGCGATGGTGATCGTCGCGATGACGTGTGCGGCGTTCATCACCTACATCCGGCTCGAGCCGGCCAAGCTCGGCTTCAACGTCGCGAAACAGGCGGCGTCCACCTCGGCCGCGCTGATCGTCATCGCCCTGCTGCCGACCATCCGGGACGCCGGCCCGGGGACCTGGGCCATCCTGTTCGCCGCCGGCGCGGCCAGCGCGATCACCTCGCACGTCTCGGTCGCGGGCGTCATCGCCGTGGTGCAGAGCGCGGCGGCCGGCCGGCAGGCGCTGATCGCCGGGCTGCCGACCCTGATCACCTCCGGGATCAGCATCCTGATCGGCCTGGTCTTCGTCGTCATGCTCGACGTGACGTGGTGGACCGTGATCCTGCTGGCCGGGCTGATCGTGGCGCTGGTCGTGGTGCTCCGCTCGTTCGCCGGCGTCTTCCGCCAGCACCGGACGCTCGCCGAGGTCTACGAGCTCACCCTGGCGCTCCGCGACGAGGCCGACGCGGGCGGCCTGCCGGACGTGCTGCTGGGCCGGGTCCGCACCCTCATGCAGTCGGAGTACGCGACGTTGTGGCTGGCCGCGCAGGGCCGCCATCCCGAGGTCCTGCTGACCTCCCGGGTCGATGACAGCGTCGGGCTGTTCGACATCTCGCCGACTCCGGCCGCGGTCCGGGACCGGGTGGTGGAGACCGGCCGGGTCATCTCGGTCGGACCGCAGTTCGACGACTCCACCGATCTCCGCAGTCTGTTGCGCCGCGACGACCTGCGCGATCTCATCGCGGTGCCGCTGCGATCCGGCCAGATCACCATCGGCACGCTGGAGGTGGTCAACCGGGTCGGTTCCACCTCGACGTTCCGGGACGCGGACGTGCAGGTGCTGGAGACCATCGCCGCCCACGTGGCCGGCGCCGTGGAGAATTCCCGGCTGGTCGACCGGCTGCGCTACGACGCCTATCACGACCGGCTCACCGCGCTGCCGAACCGCCGCCGGATCATCGACGCGCTGGCCGAGTCGGTGACCGTGCGCGCCGAGGACGAGGTCGTCGCGATCCTGCTCTTCGACGTCGACGGCCAGCGCAACGTGAACGAGTCGATGGGCCACGCGGCCGGCGACAAACTGCTGGTCGAGGTCGCCGAGCGGATCCGCGGCATCGCCGACTCGGGCGCCCTGGTCGGCCGGATCGGCGGTGACGAGTTCGTGGTCACCCTGCGGGCGGCCGGCATCGAGGCGACCATCGAGCTGGCCACCCAGATGCGGGAGCGGCTGCGCGGCCCGATGGCGGTGGGCTCGCTCACCCTGGACGTGGACACCGCGGTCGGCGTCTCGGTCTACCCGGACCACGGCAGCGACCCGGAGACCCTGCTGCAGCGGGCCGAGCTGGCCGCCAACGCCGCCAAGGTCCTGCCGTACGGCGTGCAGCCCTTCCACCCGGCCCTGGAGTCCCGGGCGGTGCGCCGGCTGGGCATCGCCGCCGACCTGCGCCGGGCGATCGACAACGACCAGCTGGAGGTCTACTTCCAGCCCAAGGTGACGCTGACCGACCGGCACGTGCTCGGCGTGGAGTGCCTGGCCCGCTGGGTGCACCCGACGCACGGCGAGGTCGCCCCGGAGGACTTCGTGGCGGTGGCCGAGCACACCGGCCAGCTGGCCCGGCTCACCGAGGTGGTGCTCACCGCCGGCCTGCGGCACTGCAAGGCCTGGGCGGACGCGGACCGGCCGCTCTCCATCGCGGTCAACCTCTCGGCCCGCACCCTGCTCGACTCCCGCTTCCCGGACCTGGTCCGCGAGCTGCTGGAGGAGCACCGGATGGAGCCCGGCCAGGTGACCTTCGAGATCTCCGAGCCGGGCATGCTCAACGACATCGAGCGGGTGCTGCCCACCCTCTACCGGCTCCGCGACCTCGGCGTCCGGCTGAGCGTGGACGACTTCGGCACCGGCGCCTCGTCACTGGGCTATCTGCGCCAGTGGCCGGTCCACGAGGTGAAGATCGACGACACCTTCGTCCAGGGCATGGCGACCGATTCGGGGGATCTCGCGATCGTCCGGGCGATCGTCAGCCTGGCCCGGGAGTTCGGTCTCACCGTGGTGGCCGAGGGGGTGGAGAGCGAGCTCACCCTGGAGCTGCTGGAGGAGATGGGCTGCGAGATCGGTCAGGGCTACCTGTTCAGCCGGCCGTTGCCGTTCGAGCGGCTGGAGGCCTGGCTGAGTGCCCAGACCGAGCCGGAGTCCACTCCGACCGGTGAGGTCCGCAGGCTCCGGGCAGTCATCTGA
- the rpmG gene encoding 50S ribosomal protein L33, protein MAKATDVRPKITLACTECKDRNYITKKNRRNDPDRIELKKFCPRDGKHTLHRETR, encoded by the coding sequence GTGGCCAAGGCGACCGACGTACGTCCGAAGATCACCCTGGCGTGCACGGAGTGCAAGGACCGGAACTACATCACCAAGAAGAACCGGCGTAACGACCCCGACCGCATCGAGCTGAAGAAGTTCTGCCCGCGCGACGGGAAGCACACCCTGCACCGCGAGACCCGCTGA
- a CDS encoding MaoC family dehydratase N-terminal domain-containing protein: MPLDQTFAGRTWPPTETYLVGREKIREFARAIGATDAEYHDPEAARALGYPDVVAPPTFPVAITMTASRQVVNDPALGLDYSRVVHGDQRFVYTRPMVAGDAVVCVNTVDEITTRGGHWFLTVRTEVRTEAGEPVVTVWSKLVQRGEEHP, translated from the coding sequence ATGCCCCTGGATCAGACGTTTGCCGGCCGCACCTGGCCGCCCACCGAGACCTACCTCGTCGGCCGGGAGAAGATCCGCGAGTTCGCCCGCGCGATCGGCGCCACCGACGCGGAGTACCACGACCCTGAGGCGGCCCGCGCGCTCGGCTACCCGGATGTGGTGGCCCCGCCGACCTTCCCGGTCGCCATCACGATGACGGCCAGCCGTCAGGTGGTCAACGATCCCGCTCTCGGCCTGGACTACAGCCGCGTGGTGCACGGCGACCAGCGGTTCGTCTACACCCGCCCGATGGTGGCCGGTGACGCGGTGGTCTGTGTCAACACGGTCGACGAGATCACCACCCGGGGCGGCCACTGGTTCCTGACCGTCCGCACCGAGGTGCGCACCGAGGCCGGCGAGCCGGTCGTCACGGTGTGGTCGAAGTTGGTTCAGCGCGGCGAGGAGCACCCCTGA
- a CDS encoding MaoC family dehydratase, translating into MNEILEPQTFRVTRADLVRYAGASGDFNPIHWSDRIATGVGLPGVIAHGMFTMALVGRAVTGWAGAADAVKEFSVRFARPVPVPDTDEGTEVVVTATVKEVTEDGDTRLALTATCNGDKVLSLAQALVRKR; encoded by the coding sequence ATGAACGAGATCCTGGAGCCGCAGACCTTCCGGGTCACCCGGGCCGACCTGGTCCGCTACGCCGGCGCCTCGGGCGACTTCAACCCGATCCACTGGAGCGACCGGATCGCCACCGGGGTCGGCCTGCCCGGCGTCATCGCGCACGGCATGTTCACCATGGCCCTGGTCGGCCGCGCGGTGACCGGCTGGGCCGGCGCCGCCGACGCGGTCAAGGAGTTCAGCGTGCGGTTCGCCCGGCCGGTCCCGGTCCCGGACACGGACGAGGGGACCGAGGTCGTCGTCACGGCCACGGTGAAGGAAGTCACCGAGGATGGGGACACCCGGCTCGCCCTGACTGCCACGTGCAACGGAGACAAGGTACTGTCTCTGGCACAGGCGCTTGTCAGGAAGCGGTAG